From the Gallus gallus isolate bGalGal1 chromosome 27, bGalGal1.mat.broiler.GRCg7b, whole genome shotgun sequence genome, the window AATCTAAAAATGTCTGAATTCCCGATGATTCTCAGCAATCACAGCTGCATTCCTTGACACAGGTGTATTATTTCGTATCTCTCCATGTGCAATTGTATGGAAAATACATAATCTTTGGAAGAGGAATatgaaacaaacacatttttctcttcaaaatggAGATGCTATCAATCACGTGTTTTCCATTTTTACCTCTTCATACTGACACGTATATAACAATCTTCTAATTAATTTCTTTGTGGCATTTATCACGGTGACTTTTATGTAACTGACTTGGTTTCAGACGTTGTGGTTTTACCATACTGATTTCATTCTTtgattgttgtttttattaccCTGGCTTTTGCTTGTTCCAAGTAGGAAGCTGAAGCAGTGCTTGTAGTTGAGTTTGCAGGGTGTGAAACAGAAGCACAGTATAAAATCTGTGCTGCCATTAGAATTTGACTTTGGGTCAAATGTTGAAGGGATGTGATAGAATGTGCAGAACATTTGTATTCTGGAGACACAATGAGATATTATAAGAGGTTGCAGTATGTTGTCTGATCTGAGAATCACACAAAAATGGTCAACATTTTGACTTGTGCACAAATATGGAGGTGTAGGTTGTAGGGGGATTGTATTCTGGTTTATAATTCTGTTCTGAATGACAGATTGTTTTGAGTAGTTCATTGCTGGATGGACAGAAGTCAGTCCAAGGTAgatttcaaaatggaaaatcGTGCTCCCACCAGGTGGCACTCTGGAACATCTCTCCGGGTTTGTGGCGTGCTTAGAAACCAGTGTATTCCTTTTCCTCCTACCACGGCAGCCTCTGTACTGTTATGGTGGCAGAAACTTTGTCCTTTATATGGCTGTAAAttgatagctttttttttttttttatccaatATTACTTTAATCCCATGtttaaacagttttgtttttttttaaattatattcttGTTCTAACATTGGATTAATGCCTCTTTGTGGGGAGCACAATACTGTGGGTATAGTATATGGTAAAGCAAAATACCCAACAGAATGGAATATATGGCTCAGGAGTTACAGTCCTCAGTGGTGACGCGAAGAATGAAAGGAGATTACTATCTTAAAGCTTGCTGATTCCTCTTTTATTAGTCAAGAAATTTGGAAAATTTGgttaaaacagcaaaaatgttttatctATTAATTACTCAAAAATATAGAAAAGCATATTTGATTGAATGTGTGCGCAGTATTTCTAGTAACTGAACAAAGAATTGAAGATAGAGTTAAAGAACACCATGAAAATAATGCAGGTAATACCAAGGGCTGAAGTGGAAAGCGTATTGCATGGCTGCtaggaatgaaaacagaagtactGCTTCATATCAAAGAATCCTAGCAAAAagccaatctttttttttttatgaacttatttttacttctgcttgGAAAGAAACGTGGAAAGAATGGATCCTTTGTGATCTCAGGTTGTGCCTCATATCTTCTCTTCAACTTCCTTCACGTGTGATGCGACAACTTTTCCATCCACCACTTCCTCAACGATGGTTTTGATCTTTCTGGTTTTGGTGGGATCTGAGCATCACAAAGGacacaaagcaaatatttatcttACAATACCTTACATGAACAGCTGCatccttttccctttgaaatTAGTTACTTGTTGTGAAGAACTGTGATGTAATTAAACAGAACGGCAtgcattattttactttaaaactttggaaataattctgaaaaagtACTTAATAATTCTATGTCTGGTAGTTATGCTGGTTATGTAAAACAGCTGTGTATGGGCACACATTAATATTTACCTGAATTTTAATGGTCAAGGGCTATTATAGccaatttaaaacaaagctttatTTGGTTGAGTTCTGCCTACCCTGAGAAGAATCCAGTGACTGTGTTTGTGACTTTGACCCCGTCAAAGATGAGCTTTCAAATACAACTCCCTGTCCGCCACTCCTAAAAGTGAAGCAGAGACATACAGTGCTGCAGAGTGTTTGTCATGCTCAGGAGAGCTTGTGTCATTTCCTCTTCATGTTGGCATTCATAGATTAATTAAATACTGTGTACAATTCATGATGTCTGGGAAGAAGAGACAATTATTCAGAAACTGTCCATCTGCCTTATTTGTCTTTTGGTGAGTGTAGCACTTGTTTATAACTCTTTTCCTGGAGAGGATATtgtgactgaaaataaaacaaagaagataTTGTATATACATTTTCCTTACACAAACTCGCCATCCAGCAGGCGGCGGTAGGTTTCGATCTCCATTTCCAGGCGAGACTTGATGTCTAGAAGCTGCTGATACTCTGCGCTCTGGCGTTCCATGTCAGCCCtgacctgcagcagctgagactCCAGGTTCCCAATCTGAAGCTGCATTTGTGAAAGCTGAGCGCAGTAACCTCCTTCTGTTTCTGCTAACGTGTCTTCAAGGGATTTTTTCTGTGTAGGAAAGATACAGAGTAAAAGCTGACTGAGGAAGAAGGATTCTTTACAAATACGAAACCAACAGAATCAGTTTAATGGGAGTAAGGGTAGCCTCATTGTTCAgagctatttgtttttttcttgaaattctgGTTTGTTAATTGGCTTTTGCTACTTCACTGAAGGTGGACATGAAAGATCATTTGCTTTATAACATGCTACTTGTGATCCAGTTGTATATATATGACTGCTATTTAAGAACCGAAAGAATGCAGGATTTAttaggaaataaatgcaaaccTTCAATCCTGTAGAAAAGTATAAGGTCTAAAAAGATCTGGTAAGTTGGAGAAGGTTCTCTGTCTAATTAGCAGTTTCCTTTCCACATACCATGGCAAGCTGAGATTGTAGCTCGATTTCCAAGTTCTGAAGAGTCCGTTTCAGATCAGTGATCTCGCTTTTTCCTGACTGAAGCTGCTCAGTGTTGGTGGAGATCTCCCTTTTCAGCTCCCCACTCTGAAATGGCAAGGAGGAACAGTGTAATTTCTCTGTTCTGGGCACTTATATTTACACGTGTTGGACTGAATTTTCCATGTGTGAGGTTATTACTTTCTCATTGAACCATGCTTCAGCCTCTTTACGGTTTTGCTCAGCAATGACTTCGTACTGTCCCCTCATGTCATTCAGAAGCTTGGTGAGGTCAATTCCTGGGGCAGCATCCATTTCAACGCTGACTTGGCCAACTGCACTGCTCTGGAGACCCTGGAGCTCCTGGAAAGATTTGAAGTAAAAATTATCTTAATAAAAGGCAAAATGCTTCTACCAGAAATGTATGCGAAGAAATGTGTGCGATATAAATTCTTTTTCAACGAGAGCCCTTCCTAACTACGTTCTGTCTCTTCTTTGAAGGATATGAAATGTCGAAATACGAGCACAGATCTTGCCTATCATTTCCACTTGTCTCATGGTTTTGATAATTAACTTTCTGACTCGTTTCGAAGCTGTTATGGTCAAGTCATTCTTTAACCCGCACCTCTACAACATTAGTACAGATGATACCTGAAAAGACTGTGATAAGCATCTGAGTTGGCTCCCATTTCCTTCATGGTTTTAATTGGCACATTTCTGTAGCAACTTTCACTTTAAAGGAACTATTTAATCCCCTTCTGGCTGAAATAAGTgtagatatttattttatttaaaactctgcttacattatatatttttactttccatttttttacatatttttgtattaaaaatctCCATTCATCAACGAGATGACAAGAAGAATACTGTGTTAGAATGGCAGCAGGAGTcatcttctgcagcacagtaaCTGCTGTGGTGGTACTGTGTAGccagtttgaaagaaaataacctGAGCTTCTGAGTTGGTTtagggagaggagaaagggaaaggttgGGCTGTGGTATGGCAGGAGCTGAGAGAGGAGCAGCTTTCCTGGGGCGGCGTTCAATGGGCTCTGAGCACATGTGGCAAACTTTGTGCATCCCTGGAAACACTGAGCAGCCAAACCGAGGAGGTGGGGAATGCTGCACCAGCAGAGCGCGTGACTCGGTGTGCATCTCCTTAGCAAACtcagaaaagaacagcaagCACACAAAATAATGACATGAAGCCAAGGATCTGCCACTTGCATAAAGAAGGGAATAATGGGATGTTTCGCACTTCCATCTGCCGCTTTATGAatagataaagaaaaaacatatacCTCTTCATGATTCTTCTTGAGATAAGCCAGTTCTTCATTTAGGCTTTCAATCTGCATCTCCAAGTCAGCTCGTGTCAAGGTCAGCTCATCCAGAACTCTGCGCAGACCGTTGATGTCAGCCTCCACACTTTGGCGAAGAGCCACTTCATTctcatatctgaaaaataagtaattaaatATCCTTTTAATGTGGCTAATGTGGTCAAATGCACACTGTTACTCTACTCATATAGCTTTTGCTATGAAATCTTAATGAACAAAATTCTCATAGTATTAGTAATTCTGTTAACATATTCTGCAATGAAAGAGATTTGCAAGTAGTAGGGACACTTCCCTTTGAGTGCTGGTGAGAGGTTTTGCAATACTGAGGTATACTTACTTCAGTCTGAAGTCATCAGCAGCCAGTCTGGCATTATCAACCTGCAGAATGATTCTTGCATTGTCGATAGTCGCATTGATGATCTGGAACACAGGCACCGACCAGAGAATGATTTCATAGCCCAATGGCTTTGCAACTCAGTATAGCTTCTTGCATAACTCGTATTCTAAATGTGACTGTAGTAAAAGTAACTTCTTAGACCATTGCATAATTAACTATGGAAGTATATAGGACAGATTTCCAGCCTCTGCGAGTTTTCTTGTTTCACTTAGTGGAAGAATGCTAGTTTGCCTTGTACAGCTCATAATCCCTGAAGAATTTGACAGGAACTTTGTTTAATGAACAATTGAAtttgtgattttaaaaatatgaaacttTCTAAAATGTGAGCATTTGAACAGGAGTTTGCACGGCTGGACTCTACTGCTTGCTTCCTTATTCAAATTAAACCAAGTCACTTGGCAGCATTCTGtgacagagctgcagaactgcaATTAATTATACATGAAAAATTCTACACACAATTGCAAAGTGCCAGGACGATTGCAAGCATCCATCACATACATTTGCTCTTGGTTTCTGAAAggaatttgttatttttctccaaatgcGGTGCAGTGAATTACAAACACAGAGCTGCATTAAGCACATAGCTTTGCTACCTTGTTTCGAAGATCTTCGATTATTGGGTAATATTTACTGTAGTCGTTCCCAGATCCCGGGACAGCAGCTCCAGGCCCATTTTTCTCGTACCACTCTCGGATTTTGCGTTCCAGCTCCGTATTGGCATCCTCCAGGGATCGTACTTTGTCCAGATAAGCGGCTAAGCGGTCATTGAGGTTCTGCATCGTTTCTTTTTTAGAACCAGAAAGAAGGCCgccatccccaccaccaccaatgCCAAATCCACCTCCAAGACCAGGAGCTGCGCCGCTGCCAAAGCCACCTCCAAAAATGATGCCTGAACCGCTCCCAAAACCGCTTCCGAAACCTCCACCAAAACCACTGCCTGAGCCGCTTCCATAACCACCTCCTGAGCCACTAGCGAAGCCTCCGCCAAAGCCGCTGCCTACGCTGCTCCCAAAGCCCCCGCTgaagccagagccagagccaagCACAGAAGCAGCACCGAACCCTCCGGCGGATCCACTGCCAAACCCGAGGCCGCTGCCACCAAAGCCGCCTCCAGTGCTATTGCCGGACAGCCTCAGAGAGCCCCCGCCAAGACTGCTTCGAGAGGAGAACTGCCGGGGTCCCACACTGCTGCGCACTGAGAGGGCCATGGTGCTCCACAGAGCTGGGCTGTTCTGCCAGGCacggagcagagcagggcagatTGGGGAACCACAGTCCATTTATATAGGGGCTGCCGTGGGGTGCAGCAGTTGTCCCCGCCTCCTAACACAGCCCTgaattctttctctctctctctctctccccctctctttTGAATTTagggaggagaaaagcagtttAGTAAATCCGGACCAAACTAAATGATACGTGCAAATCTAAATTGCCCGTGGGAGCAGAAATCTGGCACCCTCCAGGTGTTTGCTGTATGCGGAGAAATGGGTGGAGTGGAGCTAAGACACCATGATCGTGTTTTGCCATGTGCAATAGAGCGcaaatttcttttcacatttaaatccatcttaaataatttttttgtcattacaTAGTCATCGCTTTCTTGGTTTGGGGCTATTATTATAGAATTATGCTTAAGTAAGTAGAACGATCCCTTTCATGTTATATTTCCCAGCATGCGTGTCAAAAATGTGTTTCTATTCACAGTACTTTTCTGGTACAAACCTCTGGCAGATTTGTGTTCTCTGGGTGTTAAATAAGAACTTAGAGAGGTGATCAACAGAAGAAGCATGTGGGCAGGCAGTGATCTGCGGGTCCGTCAGGAAAACGATAATATTCTTATTATGCTGACAGTAATTTGTAGGCATTTTCTGCCCTGTGTCTTTTGTCACTGAAAGATTTGCATCTGATGGTGAAAACAACATTCTTATTACAGCATAATTGGATACCAACAGTTTATACTTTCAAGCTGAAAAGTAACCATTGTTCCTTCTAAATAGTTTGCCAGAGTAAGGGGAAGATCTCAAGTACTGTTGAGGGTTTCAAAGTACTTTTTCAACAGTGACAGCTCCTTTTTGTGCTCACACTGATAGAGGAGACTTCTGAGACACCATTTCCAAGGTGTGGGGAGAAGCAGCCATCAGACTTGGGGCTGCCAGTGGCTCCTCGTGCTCCTCTCAGCCATGTGCTCCAATAGCACGTCTGCTTGAAGCCTTTATGACCAAGCGTGGTCAAATGCAAAAATGATGAATTCTGGCAAATCAGTCCAGTCGCAGTTctcccctcctgccctgtgctggggctcCTGGAGCAGCTCGGTTGAATCTGCACTAATTCACAAAATCACACTTTCTGTTGCAGTTGCATTACAGTTTGTTCTTATTTGTCTGGTGCAGTTGGACACAAAAGCCTGGCACAGAAATGCCTGCcagttctttttctgctttgtgcctTTTGTAATATACATCTGAAGAGCAAACATAGCCCTAGAGGGTTAGAAGCTTTGAGCTGGAATCTCTTCAAAATtaatatgcttttatttctaagttattttgaaaaacaaaaaaatgattttccttcATCCTGTCTTAATTATATCACTGGATTTGTCAACTGAAATTTACTCCTCTTTAATTAATGTGCATCCAGGAGCATGGGTGTGGTTTTTGGGGTGGGCAGGCGGTGGCAAACTGTAGTAAGAGCAGTCGATCAAAAGTTTAAGTGAAGCATTTATGTAGAAATGAATTGATAGCCTGATATCAGTGACTCAGgactgagaaagcaaagaattattttctttggcaGCTGTTTACTATCAGTAAATAATGCAGTGGACAGGTGAGATTTCAACAGAGAGCTGTGTGTTTGTGTCAGGAGGAAGCGCCGACTCCTCGGGCTGGAGGGCTCAGCAGATATGTGCAGCCGTGACTGAGAAGGGCCTGACAGATGTGGTACTCTTTCAGTTCAGAATGGATGGGCAGTTTTTATTACTGGTGATCAGAGATCTTTGGCAATGCGGAAATTCCCAGAGAATGACAATTAATGAGAAGGCTtcttcagttttgcattttaatttattatgaaatgaaaattggCGTTTCTTCTGATTTGCAAATCACATTTATTGAAGTGAGTCTCCAATGCACTGCAGTGATAGTTCACATTCAGAATAGATGCACTGAATCaacattttaatgctttttcgAATGTAAATCTACTCTGGATGTTCTGCTGTGTAAGGCAAAAATGATTGATTTTAttaataaacacacacacacacacacaaagatgAAAAACTAGACTGTTTGAGATTTGATAATTTGGCATTTTTCAACCCTTGCTGATTTCGGGGAGAAATACATTGGTTTCTTTATGAAGTTTAATGGTGTCCTTTTGGTGGTCTCCCCTCCGCTGGCGCTGCTCACATCTTCTCCTCAATCTCCTTAACCTGAGAGGACACGACTTTGCCGTCAATCACCTCTTCGACAATTGTCTTgatctttttaattttacttgATTCTGGTAACGAAATCAAGCAGTAAATTAATAAAGATGGAGTGTGTATTGACAGAATGATATTACTGTAGTACTGGCAGCAATTTCACTAATGAGAAAATAGACAAAGGCATCTTTTCAATGCACAGTCACTAGGAAGTAAACTTCTGGGAGATGCAGGATATGGTTTATCTTCCTTCTAATATTCTGTATGTTGACCATAATACTATTCTGGACATTGTACTACATAACTGTTCATCATTATGTTTTTGCTTCAGATTAGCACAGATTTGCAAACCTGAAAACTAGGAACTTGCTTACACAGGGATTTTTTTGCTGTCAAAGTGCGTGCACTTCATTCAGGAGCCTAATCTGCCTGTGCGGTCagtggagagaagcagaggcCTCTGAAAGCCTTTAGAAAGGAATTCCATAACCTTGCCATTCATCTGGCCCTTTGAGAAGTCTGTGGTTTTGCCTTTGGCACCTGGGTTACGTACATAAAAGCAGGGCTTGTATAATCCCTGGAGGTCACCTATTCAAACAGTTgattgctttcttgttttcagatttCACTGGTTGATTATTTGCTCTGAAACTGCGCTTTTAAAAATCAGGCTGCTAAGTCTATAACATTTAAACAGGAAGCCATCAAAAATACATGCTTGTGCAACATACCTTTTTCAAGTTCAGTTGTCACTGCATCCTCTTGGACTAACCTGTTCAGAttgtaaacagaaaaatgtgaataaattGTGTGTGACATAGTGAAGAAACAACCTGGTATGTTTTCTGCACCTTTAATAAAAACTGGTAAATTTCCTTTCATCAAGATGTTCGTTAAACCCATCTCATGTGTTTAGATGAGTTTTCAGTGCTAAAGTAAATTTTGTTAAGCATTTTGTAGGTGAGATTAACCTGCAGACTAATTTCTGCAGCGTTGCAACTTCAGCTCATGAGGATTTGCCCAACCTGGTTCCTGAGCCAGAACTGCTGCACGGGGAAGACCTTCGGGGGAAGCATCACTCTCTCTacttgtgctgctctgtgctctgtcacaggtctctgtgcactgcagagcaaGGGATGCTGGACTATCCAGACAGTAAGTGTCAGCTCATTAGCACCTCCTACGTATTTAAGTAGCTCAGCTACTGGTggcaaaagcacagcagaacagaatcCTGTGCAGGCTCCAAAACTTGCCATAGACTGCAAGAGGAGGTCAGCGTGCGCTCACTGAGTGCCTTGCTCTAATGTGGTCAGGTACTCGTGCTGCCtaaagcagtttaaaaaaatgtgcCCCGGGTTTCTGTTATGAAAAAGTTGATCTAAAACTGCATCGCTTTTATTCATGGAGTGTGGGCGGTATCAAGCTGCTCAGCTCAAGAAGAGTAACAGTATGTACCCGTGCAGAGGTTGGCACAGACTGATCTGAAAACTGCAGCAGCTTCTGAAGGAGCACAGACTGCAGCCTGCATGGAGCCTGCAGCTGAGAGCCGGGCAACgggcagatttttttccttaaaaaaccAGTTGCCAAAAGACAGATTTTACCACTGTTACTGTCTGAGAATTTAGAGAACATCTACACTGCTATCAGCAGTGCTAAGCTGCTGGAGCCCCTTTCCTCACCCGACGTCCTCTCCTTCCAGCAGACGTCGGTATGTGGCGATCTCCAGTTCTAGGCGAGTCTTGATATCCAGCAGGACGCTGTACTCCGTGTTCTGTGCCTCCATGTCAGCCCGCAGTTGCCTCAGCTGAGCCTCTAACTTGGCAATTGTTTCCTGTATTTGAGCCAACTGAAAACTGTAACGTGCTTCGGTTTCAGCCAGAGTGTCTTCCAAAGGCTTCTTCTACAGTAggtgaaaaagaacagagatttATTGTTCAAGAGGATACATTTTGTCCTTAAGATTGCATTTTGAAAGATGTCTCAGTTTCTGTATTTATCTCTGTAACCGTCTTCTAAACACGGGCCTTATTTCAAGAACTGTTTATTACTTACCATGTTGAGATGGGTCTGTAATTCCAGCTCCAGGCTCTGGCAGATCTGTCTCCGATCTGTCACCTCTCTCCTTTGTTCTTGCAGCTGTTCTACATTGATTGCTACTTCCTGGTTCAGCGCTTCTGTCTGAAATAGGAAAATGGAAGGACTGTAAGCTGTGACCAAACATGGCAGAGGCTCTTGCTGATGTTCAAGCAATTGACCTTACTTGCTTTTCAAATCTTTCTTTGGCTTCTTGGCGGTTCTTTTCTGCCATTTCTTCATACTGCCGTCTCATGTTCTCCATAATACTTGCAAGATCAGTACCTGGAGCAGCATCCACCTCTACGTTAACCGAGCCGCCCACTTGTTTGCGCAGTCTGTCAACCTCCTACAACATTGAACACTGCATTAGCATCAGCTAAGTGAGATTTCAGGCCTAAACATTGGCAGAAGTTCAAAATTATAGAAACAGAACTAACTCTTAATTGTTAAATGTCtctgacaaaaaacaaaacaaaacaaaaaacaatggcAGTTTTGCTGCTCCCACCTCCTCATGGTTCTTCTTAAGAAAAACTATTTCTTCATTCACGTTTTCAATCTGCGACTCCAAGTCTGATTTGGTTAAAGTCAGGTCGTCAAGGACTCGCAGCAGCCCATTGATGTCACTCTCAACACTTTGCCTGAGCAAGAGCTCGTTTTCATACCTGTAAAACAAGGCTTCTTTTGTTATCACCGAAGTGCAGCAGTTTGTCAGAAATATCAGATCAATAACTTCCACAGCCTGAGTcctaaaacatttgttttactgAGCTTTGTGGTTTACTTCTCAGCTTTGATACTAATAACTGGACTTTATCCTGAGTAACTGGAGCATGCAGTGCAGGCAGTGCGTGGAACTTACTTCAGCCTGAAATCATCAGCAGCCAGCTTGGCGTTGTCGATCTGCAGGACAAGCTTTGCATTTTCCAACTGTGCAGCACCGATCTAAAAAGGAATGGTTGGAAAGGGATAAAGCAGTGGTAGTAGAACTCGCAAAGGACACTGACTGAGTCTTAAACATGAGAAAGTCTGTCACTAATTTGTATCCGGCCCAAATTAAGCATTTCCCGTTCCCGGGTGAAACAGTTCCAATTtgaaacagcagcttttccaCAGTAGATTATTATCTTCCCCAAAGTTGCAGTTCATGCTTTTATAGATGGCTGCATGAGATCTTACCTTGCTTTGAAGATCCTCGATTGTTTGGAAGTATGAGCTGTAGTCACTCCTTACGCCTACTGTATTCTTCTCATGCCACTCCTTGATCTGCTTTTCAAGCAGGGAGTTTGCTTTCTCCAGAGAGCGCACCCTCTCCAGATAGGCAGCCAAACGGTCATTTAGATTTTGCATGGTTGATTTCTCATTACCAGAGAGCAGTAGATCGTTGTCAGAGATGTTGGAGTGGAAGGCGCCGCTGGAGCTCTGCCTGCGGacgctgctgctggagatgcgGGTGCCATAGCCGCCCGCCCCGCCATAGACGCTGGGTGCCTGGATCCGCTGCACAGCCACGCTCCTGACGGACAGAGCGCTGCCACCAGGAGCTGTGCCCTGCAAGTGGGCAGCCGTGCCCAGCTGGGAGCTTTGTGTAGAGAATGACattgtgccttctgctgagatGAA encodes:
- the LOC121107692 gene encoding keratin, type I cytoskeletal 12-like isoform X1, which encodes MALSVRSSVGPRQFSSRSSLGGGSLRLSGNSTGGGFGGSGLGFGSGSAGGFGAASVLGSGSGFSGGFGSSVGSGFGGGFASGSGGGYGSGSGSGFGGGFGSGFGSGSGIIFGGGFGSGAAPGLGGGFGIGGGGDGGLLSGSKKETMQNLNDRLAAYLDKVRSLEDANTELERKIREWYEKNGPGAAVPGSGNDYSKYYPIIEDLRNKIINATIDNARIILQVDNARLAADDFRLKYENEVALRQSVEADINGLRRVLDELTLTRADLEMQIESLNEELAYLKKNHEEELQGLQSSAVGQVSVEMDAAPGIDLTKLLNDMRGQYEVIAEQNRKEAEAWFNEKSGELKREISTNTEQLQSGKSEITDLKRTLQNLEIELQSQLAMKKSLEDTLAETEGGYCAQLSQMQLQIGNLESQLLQVRADMERQSAEYQQLLDIKSRLEMEIETYRRLLDGEFVSGGQGVVFESSSLTGSKSQTQSLDSSQDPTKTRKIKTIVEEVVDGKVVASHVKEVEEKI
- the LOC121107692 gene encoding keratin, type I cytoskeletal 12-like isoform X2 is translated as MALSVRSSVGPRQFSSRSSLGGGSLRLSGNSTGGGFGGSGLGFGSGSAGGFGAASVLGSGSGFSGGFGSSVGSGFGGGFASGSGGGYGSGSGSGFGGGFGSGFGSGSGIIFGGGFGSGAAPGLGGGFGIGGGGDGGLLSGSKKETMQNLNDRLAAYLDKVRSLEDANTELERKIREWYEKNGPGAAVPGSGNDYSKYYPIIEDLRNKIINATIDNARIILQVDNARLAADDFRLKYENEVALRQSVEADINGLRRVLDELTLTRADLEMQIESLNEELAYLKKNHEEELQGLQSSAVGQVSVEMDAAPGIDLTKLLNDMRGQYEVIAEQNRKEAEAWFNEKSGELKREISTNTEQLQSGKSEITDLKRTLQNLEIELQSQLAMKKSLEDTLAETEGGYCAQLSQMQLQIGNLESQLLQVRADMERQSAEYQQLLDIKSRLEMEIETYRRLLDGEFVSHQNQKDQNHR
- the KRT40 gene encoding keratin, type I cytoskeletal 20 (The RefSeq protein has 1 substitution compared to this genomic sequence); amino-acid sequence: MSFSTQSSQLGTAAHLQGTAPGGSALSVRSAAVQRIQAPSVYGGAGGYGTRISSSSVRRQSSSGAFHSNISDNDLLLSGNEKSTMQNLNDRLAAYLERVRSLEKANSLLEKQIKEWHEKNTVGVRSDYSSYFQTIEDLQSKIGAAQLENAKLVLQIDNAKLAADDFRLKYENELLLRQSVESDINGLLRVLDDLTLTKSDLESQIENVNEEIVFLKKNHEEEVDRLRKQVGGSVNVEVDAAPGTDLASIMENMRRQYEEMAEKNRQEAKERFEKQTEALNQEVAINVEQLQEQRREVTDRRQICQSLELELQTHLNMKKPLEDTLAETEARYSFQLAQIQETIAKLEAQLRQLRADMEAQNTEYSVLLDIKTRLELEIATYRRLLEGEDVGLVQEDAVTTELEKESSKIKKIKTIVEEVIDGKVVSSQVKEIEEKM